In Collimonas arenae, a single genomic region encodes these proteins:
- a CDS encoding ATP-binding cassette domain-containing protein, translated as MAVISISNAQLAFGHVALLDHAEFSIESGERVGLIGRNGTGKSSLLKTIAGVSKLDDGLMVMQQGIKIAYVDQEPHFESDMSVFDAVAAGMGEMQALLNEYDALTGQFGGDNDDAIMERMHEIQSKLDAADAWSLTNKVETTLDRLNLDKDLLMGQLSGGMQKRVALACALVSTPDVLLLDEPTNHLDFSSIMWLEGLLRDYKGSVLFITHDRSFLDNVATRIIELDRGRILSFPGNFTAYQVRKAEQLENEEVENAKFDKFLAQEEIWIRKGVQARRTRDEGRVRRLEALRLARSARREQQGQVKLDVSSGERSGKIVAELTDVNKAYGDKVIVNNFTATILRGDKVGLIGQNGAGKTTLLKLILGVDQPDSGTVKQGTKLQIAYFDQMRAQLNEDASLADTIAPGSDWVEINGQRKHVMTYLNDFLFAPERARSPVKSLSGGERNRLLLARLFAKPANVLVLDEPTNDLDIDTLELLEELLEDYNGTVFLVSHDRTFLDNVVTQVIAAEGDGMWREYVGGYTDWERVRPSQSAVIAKAKSDAKVEVKAAEPALVVAKQKKLSYKEQRELEELPALIAKLEAEQKTITSQLEDPDLYKQKPDEVKRLNERFAEIDGLLLESLEKWEVIEARSKG; from the coding sequence ATGGCTGTCATTTCTATCTCCAATGCGCAACTCGCATTTGGTCACGTCGCGTTGCTGGACCACGCGGAGTTTTCCATCGAATCCGGGGAGCGCGTCGGCCTGATCGGCCGCAACGGCACCGGTAAGTCGTCTCTGCTGAAAACCATTGCCGGCGTCTCCAAACTGGACGATGGCCTGATGGTGATGCAGCAGGGGATCAAGATCGCCTATGTCGACCAGGAGCCGCATTTTGAATCCGATATGTCGGTATTCGACGCTGTCGCCGCCGGCATGGGCGAAATGCAAGCCTTGCTCAACGAATACGATGCGCTGACCGGCCAGTTCGGTGGCGACAACGACGACGCCATCATGGAGCGCATGCACGAGATTCAAAGCAAGCTCGATGCAGCCGATGCCTGGAGCCTGACCAACAAGGTCGAGACGACCTTGGACCGCTTGAACCTGGATAAAGATTTGCTGATGGGGCAGCTCTCCGGCGGTATGCAAAAGCGTGTGGCGCTGGCTTGCGCGCTGGTCAGCACGCCCGATGTCTTGCTGCTCGATGAGCCGACCAACCATCTGGATTTCAGTTCGATCATGTGGCTCGAAGGTTTGCTGCGCGACTACAAGGGCAGCGTGCTGTTCATTACCCATGACCGCAGCTTCCTGGATAACGTCGCCACGCGCATCATCGAACTGGACCGCGGTCGCATCCTGTCGTTCCCGGGTAATTTCACGGCTTACCAGGTACGCAAGGCCGAGCAGCTGGAAAACGAAGAAGTCGAGAACGCCAAGTTCGACAAATTCCTGGCGCAGGAAGAAATCTGGATTCGCAAAGGCGTGCAAGCGCGCCGTACCCGCGACGAAGGCCGTGTCCGGCGTCTCGAAGCTTTACGCCTGGCGCGCAGTGCGCGCCGTGAACAACAAGGCCAGGTCAAGCTGGACGTCTCGTCCGGTGAACGTTCCGGCAAGATCGTCGCCGAGCTGACGGATGTCAACAAGGCTTACGGCGACAAGGTGATCGTCAACAATTTCACCGCTACCATCCTGCGCGGCGACAAGGTTGGCCTGATCGGCCAGAACGGCGCCGGCAAGACCACCTTGCTCAAGCTGATTCTCGGCGTCGACCAGCCGGACAGCGGCACAGTCAAACAGGGTACCAAACTGCAGATTGCATACTTCGACCAGATGCGCGCGCAGTTGAACGAAGACGCCAGCTTGGCCGACACCATCGCGCCGGGTAGCGACTGGGTCGAGATCAACGGCCAGCGCAAGCATGTGATGACGTATCTGAACGACTTCCTGTTTGCGCCGGAACGCGCCCGCTCGCCAGTCAAGTCACTGTCAGGCGGCGAACGTAACCGCCTGCTGCTGGCGCGCTTGTTCGCCAAGCCGGCCAACGTGCTGGTGCTGGATGAACCGACCAACGATCTGGACATCGACACTCTGGAATTGCTGGAAGAACTGCTGGAAGATTACAACGGCACCGTGTTCCTGGTCAGCCATGACCGCACCTTCCTTGATAATGTCGTCACCCAGGTGATTGCCGCTGAAGGCGATGGCATGTGGCGTGAATACGTCGGCGGCTACACCGATTGGGAGCGCGTTCGTCCTAGCCAGTCGGCTGTGATCGCCAAGGCCAAGAGTGACGCCAAAGTGGAAGTGAAGGCAGCGGAGCCGGCGCTTGTCGTGGCCAAGCAGAAAAAACTCAGCTACAAGGAGCAGCGCGAGCTGGAAGAGTTGCCAGCCCTGATCGCCAAGTTGGAAGCGGAGCAGAAGACCATTACCAGCCAGCTGGAAGATCCGGATCTGTACAAGCAAAAGCCGGATGAAGTGAAACGGTTGAATGAGCGGTTCGCGGAAATCGACGGCTTGCTGCTGGAGAGCCTGGAAAAGTGGGAAGTGATCGAGGCGCGTAGCAAGGGCTAA
- a CDS encoding GNAT family N-acetyltransferase, whose amino-acid sequence MSEEYTFPVIQTERLLLRETVEQDADDIFAMHGDPELMRWFGTDPLPDLDAARGLIRKFASWRLDENPGTRWGIQTRQHARLLGTCGLFRWNPAWRKCMIGYELAVHAQKQGFMRETLSAVMSWGFKHMELNRIEAMVHPDNLASLKLLRELGFVDEGRSRQAGYWQGQYHDMLQLSLLRSEWPANDLK is encoded by the coding sequence ATGAGCGAAGAATATACGTTTCCAGTGATTCAAACCGAGCGCCTGTTGCTGCGCGAGACGGTTGAGCAAGACGCTGACGATATTTTTGCCATGCACGGCGATCCTGAGTTGATGCGCTGGTTCGGCACCGATCCGCTGCCGGACCTCGATGCCGCGCGCGGCCTGATCAGGAAATTCGCCAGTTGGCGCCTGGACGAAAACCCCGGTACGCGCTGGGGCATTCAGACCCGGCAACATGCCCGGCTGCTTGGCACCTGCGGCTTGTTCCGGTGGAATCCTGCCTGGCGCAAATGCATGATCGGCTATGAGCTGGCAGTGCATGCGCAGAAGCAGGGCTTCATGCGAGAAACCCTGTCTGCTGTCATGAGCTGGGGTTTTAAGCATATGGAACTCAACCGCATCGAGGCGATGGTCCATCCCGATAATCTTGCATCTTTGAAGTTGTTACGCGAACTCGGGTTTGTCGACGAAGGACGTTCACGTCAGGCCGGATACTGGCAGGGCCAGTATCACGACATGCTGCAACTGTCGCTATTACGCAGCGAGTGGCCGGCCAACGATCTCAAGTAA
- a CDS encoding SirB1 family protein, which translates to MTITSLEYFSALVQQASDVLLFEAALAIAQDVYPKLDFDAPQNELDRMANTLRQRLATDATAIQKLRSLNHFFYEELGFAINVNHYYDTDNSYLHRVIAKRRGIPISLALVYMELAQQVGLPVQGVSFPGHFLMKLTVPSGDIMIDPANGTSLSREELEERLEPYLPTATNEERAASRLSLINYLQVAHPHDILVRVLRNLKAIYQQGNHWQRLLEVQQRILILLPSDAVERRDRGLAFAQLDCPQAALEDLEYYLAQRPHAADAPALQQQVIELREASRRLN; encoded by the coding sequence ATGACGATCACATCTCTGGAATATTTTAGCGCGCTGGTGCAGCAAGCCAGCGACGTTCTCTTGTTCGAGGCGGCGCTGGCGATAGCGCAGGATGTCTATCCCAAGCTGGATTTCGACGCCCCGCAGAACGAACTCGACCGGATGGCCAACACCTTGCGCCAGCGCCTGGCGACGGACGCCACCGCAATTCAGAAATTGCGTTCGCTGAATCATTTCTTCTATGAAGAGCTGGGATTCGCGATCAACGTCAATCATTATTACGATACCGACAACAGCTATCTTCACCGCGTCATCGCCAAGCGCCGCGGGATTCCCATCTCGCTGGCGCTGGTCTATATGGAGCTGGCGCAGCAAGTCGGCTTGCCAGTACAAGGCGTTTCATTCCCTGGCCATTTCCTGATGAAACTCACCGTGCCATCCGGCGACATCATGATCGATCCCGCCAACGGCACCAGCCTGTCGCGCGAAGAGCTGGAAGAGCGGCTGGAGCCTTACCTGCCGACTGCCACCAATGAAGAGCGCGCCGCCAGCCGGCTATCGCTGATCAACTATCTGCAGGTAGCCCATCCGCACGACATCCTGGTGCGCGTGCTACGCAATCTGAAAGCGATCTACCAGCAAGGAAATCATTGGCAACGGCTACTGGAAGTGCAACAAAGGATTTTGATTTTACTGCCGAGCGATGCTGTCGAAAGGCGCGACCGCGGATTGGCGTTTGCACAACTGGATTGTCCGCAAGCGGCTCTGGAAGACCTGGAATATTATCTGGCGCAACGGCCACATGCAGCAGATGCGCCAGCCTTGCAGCAGCAAGTCATCGAATTGCGTGAGGCGAGCCGGCGCTTGAATTAA
- the murJ gene encoding murein biosynthesis integral membrane protein MurJ gives MNLHKTLATVSGMTMVSRVTGLIREILYARAFGADGYTDAFAIAFRIPNLLRRLFAEGAFSQAFVPILGEYKNQKGEAATKELVDHVATVLTWAMLLTCIIGILATPALVYFIAPGLGDNKDVLGASIFMTRVMFPYIGFMSFVALAGGVLNTWHEFKIPAFTSVLLNLAFIVASLFVAPYMQHPIYAMAFAVLVGGILQVAIQIPALIKVGMLPRIALNPAVGLRDLGVQRVLKKMGPAVFAVSAAQISLLINTNIASRLGHGSVSLLTYGDRLMEFPTALLGVALGTILLPSLSKANADKDLHEYSSLLDWGLRLTFLLALPSAVGLATLSVPLTSTLFQHGKFDAASVAVTSQVLIAYGVGLIGLIVVKILAPGFYAKQDIRTPVKIAVGVLIATQLMNYVFVPIFAVAGLALSISIGACLNAGFLLWSLMRRGIYKPEKGWVRYFLRLLGALFLMAGVALWGSQQFDWTGAHTSSLMRIGALFAVMAACGTTYFGALLAMGFRFQDFKRIAR, from the coding sequence ATGAACTTGCATAAAACGCTTGCCACCGTCTCTGGCATGACCATGGTGTCGCGTGTGACGGGGCTGATTCGCGAAATTTTGTACGCACGCGCTTTCGGCGCTGACGGTTATACCGATGCCTTCGCCATCGCCTTCCGCATTCCCAACCTGCTGCGCCGGCTATTTGCCGAAGGTGCGTTTTCGCAAGCCTTCGTACCGATTCTGGGCGAATACAAGAACCAAAAGGGCGAAGCTGCGACCAAGGAACTGGTCGACCATGTGGCAACTGTACTGACGTGGGCCATGCTGCTTACCTGCATCATTGGCATTCTCGCCACGCCGGCGCTGGTCTATTTCATTGCCCCAGGCCTTGGCGACAATAAAGATGTGCTCGGCGCGTCGATCTTCATGACGCGGGTCATGTTTCCCTATATCGGTTTCATGTCGTTCGTGGCCTTGGCCGGCGGCGTGCTGAATACCTGGCATGAATTCAAGATCCCTGCCTTCACCTCTGTCTTGCTGAACCTGGCTTTCATCGTCGCCTCGCTGTTCGTTGCGCCCTATATGCAACATCCGATCTATGCCATGGCATTTGCAGTGCTGGTCGGGGGCATATTGCAGGTAGCGATCCAGATACCTGCGCTGATCAAGGTCGGCATGCTGCCGCGGATTGCTCTGAACCCGGCGGTCGGCTTGCGCGATCTCGGTGTGCAGCGGGTGCTCAAGAAAATGGGACCAGCCGTATTTGCCGTATCAGCGGCGCAAATCAGCCTGTTGATCAATACCAATATCGCCTCGCGCCTGGGCCATGGCAGCGTGTCCCTGCTGACCTACGGTGACCGCCTGATGGAATTTCCCACGGCCTTGCTCGGCGTAGCGTTGGGCACTATTTTGCTGCCGAGCCTATCGAAAGCCAACGCCGACAAAGACCTGCACGAGTACTCATCGTTGCTGGACTGGGGCTTGCGCCTGACCTTTCTGCTGGCGCTACCGTCCGCAGTCGGACTGGCGACCTTGTCGGTGCCACTGACCTCGACCCTGTTCCAGCACGGAAAATTCGACGCTGCCTCGGTAGCCGTCACCAGCCAGGTCCTGATCGCCTATGGCGTCGGCCTGATCGGCTTGATCGTGGTGAAGATCCTGGCGCCGGGGTTTTACGCAAAACAAGACATCCGCACGCCGGTCAAGATCGCCGTCGGCGTCCTGATCGCCACCCAGTTGATGAACTATGTATTCGTACCGATCTTTGCTGTGGCCGGGCTGGCGCTTTCGATCAGTATCGGCGCCTGCCTCAACGCTGGCTTCCTGCTGTGGAGCCTGATGCGGCGCGGCATCTACAAACCCGAAAAGGGCTGGGTCCGCTATTTCCTGCGCCTGCTTGGCGCCCTGTTCCTGATGGCTGGCGTGGCCCTCTGGGGTTCCCAGCAATTCGACTGGACCGGCGCGCATACCAGCTCGCTGATGCGGATCGGCGCCCTGTTCGCCGTGATGGCGGCTTGCGGTACGACTTACTTTGGAGCATTACTTGCCATGGGATTCCGCTTCCAGGATTTCAAACGGATTGCGCGTTAA
- the rpsT gene encoding 30S ribosomal protein S20 → MANTAQARKRARQAVQQNLHNSSQRSTLRTAIKAARKAIDAGGDKAAAALVLQKSVSVIDRIADKKIIHKNKAARHKSRLNAALKALAA, encoded by the coding sequence ATGGCAAATACCGCACAAGCACGTAAGCGTGCTCGTCAAGCAGTTCAGCAAAACCTGCACAACTCCAGTCAGCGTTCGACCCTGCGCACAGCGATCAAAGCTGCTCGCAAGGCAATCGATGCTGGTGGCGACAAAGCTGCAGCAGCGCTGGTACTGCAAAAATCCGTTTCGGTTATTGACCGTATCGCGGACAAAAAGATCATCCACAAGAACAAGGCTGCACGCCACAAGAGCCGTTTGAACGCTGCTCTGAAAGCGCTGGCTGCTTAA
- a CDS encoding DUF192 domain-containing protein gives MRKIRAISLATIAASIAAFAALPASAQESQQLPTTSLNIGIHVIKAEVAHSEDQREQGLMFRKRMGANEGMVFVFDTPAGICMWMKNTLIPLSVAFIDKKGAILNVEEMKAQTLDSHCAQGAASYALEMNKNWFKDKNIKPGSVIEGLPQL, from the coding sequence ATGAGAAAAATCCGCGCCATTTCCCTCGCAACAATCGCTGCAAGCATCGCCGCCTTCGCCGCCCTGCCAGCAAGCGCGCAGGAAAGCCAGCAACTCCCGACTACTTCCCTGAACATCGGCATCCACGTCATCAAGGCGGAAGTCGCGCACAGCGAAGACCAGCGCGAACAAGGTCTCATGTTCCGCAAAAGAATGGGCGCCAACGAAGGCATGGTATTTGTGTTCGATACGCCTGCAGGGATCTGCATGTGGATGAAGAACACATTGATCCCGCTGTCAGTTGCCTTTATCGATAAAAAAGGCGCGATCCTGAATGTCGAAGAAATGAAAGCGCAAACGCTGGATTCGCATTGCGCACAGGGCGCCGCATCTTATGCGCTGGAGATGAACAAGAACTGGTTCAAGGACAAGAATATCAAACCAGGCTCTGTGATTGAAGGCTTGCCCCAGTTATAA
- a CDS encoding pseudouridine synthase, with protein MPLILFNKPFQVMCQFSAHPSRPTLADYIKIPNIYPAGRLDADSEGLLLLTDDGKLQHNISHPALKQPKTYLAQVEGIPDEATLARLRNGVNLGDFVTQPCQARLVQAPDWLWPRNPPIRERLDKSTSWLALTLTEGKNRQVRRMTAAVGLPTLRLVRIAIGQVSLQSHPLWPGDMQEIDPSDLSTLMTLR; from the coding sequence ATGCCTCTGATCCTATTCAATAAACCCTTCCAAGTCATGTGCCAGTTCTCTGCACATCCCAGCCGCCCCACCCTCGCCGACTATATCAAAATCCCCAACATTTATCCGGCGGGACGTCTTGATGCAGACAGTGAAGGCCTGCTGCTGCTCACCGACGACGGCAAGCTGCAACATAATATTAGCCATCCTGCGTTGAAACAGCCGAAGACTTACCTGGCCCAGGTTGAAGGAATTCCAGACGAAGCGACACTGGCACGGTTGCGCAACGGCGTGAACCTTGGCGATTTTGTCACCCAGCCTTGCCAGGCACGCCTGGTACAGGCGCCGGACTGGCTGTGGCCGCGCAATCCGCCGATTCGCGAACGGCTCGACAAATCCACCAGTTGGCTGGCACTGACCCTGACCGAAGGAAAAAATCGCCAGGTGCGGCGCATGACGGCGGCGGTCGGTCTACCGACCTTGCGCCTGGTCAGAATAGCCATTGGTCAGGTATCGCTGCAAAGCCATCCTTTGTGGCCGGGCGACATGCAGGAAATCGATCCGTCCGATTTAAGCACATTGATGACATTGCGCTGA
- the icd gene encoding NADP-dependent isocitrate dehydrogenase, giving the protein MSQHIKVPAEGKKITVNADFSINVPDNPIIPYIEGDGTGVDISPVMIKVVDAAVAKAYGGKRKISWMEVFAGEKSTKVYGPDVWLPEETLAAIKDYVVSIKGPLTTPVGGGIRSLNVALRQELDLYVCLRPVRYFKGVPSPVREPEKTDMVIFRENSEDIYAGIEWQEGSEGAKKLIEFLVKEMGVKKIRFPNTSGIGIKPVSREGTERLVRKAIQYAIDNDKPSVTIVHKGNIMKFTEGGFRDWAYALAQKEFGAELIDGGPWAKFKNPKTGREIIVKDSIADAFLQQILLRPNEYSVIATLNLNGDYISDALAAQVGGIGIAPGANLSDSVAMFEATHGTAPKYAGKDYVNPGSLILSAEMMLRHMGWVEAADLIIDAMQKSITSKRVTYDFARLMEGATQVSCSGFGGVLIENM; this is encoded by the coding sequence ATGTCCCAACATATCAAAGTGCCTGCTGAAGGCAAGAAAATCACCGTCAACGCTGATTTTTCTATCAACGTCCCAGATAATCCAATCATTCCATACATCGAAGGCGACGGCACCGGCGTGGATATCAGCCCGGTCATGATCAAGGTGGTGGATGCGGCTGTGGCCAAGGCGTACGGTGGTAAGCGCAAGATCAGCTGGATGGAAGTGTTTGCCGGCGAAAAGTCGACCAAAGTATATGGTCCTGACGTCTGGCTGCCGGAAGAAACGCTGGCCGCAATCAAGGATTATGTGGTGTCGATCAAAGGTCCGTTGACGACGCCGGTCGGCGGTGGCATCCGTTCGCTGAACGTCGCCCTGCGCCAGGAGCTGGACTTGTATGTCTGCCTGCGCCCCGTACGTTATTTCAAGGGCGTGCCTTCGCCAGTGCGTGAGCCGGAAAAGACCGACATGGTGATCTTCCGCGAAAATTCGGAAGATATCTATGCCGGTATCGAATGGCAAGAAGGCAGCGAAGGCGCCAAGAAGCTGATCGAGTTCCTGGTCAAGGAAATGGGCGTCAAGAAGATCCGTTTCCCGAACACGTCCGGTATCGGCATCAAGCCGGTGTCGCGGGAAGGTACCGAACGTCTTGTGCGTAAGGCGATCCAGTACGCCATCGACAACGACAAGCCATCCGTGACGATTGTCCACAAGGGCAATATCATGAAGTTCACCGAAGGTGGTTTCCGTGACTGGGCATATGCCCTGGCGCAAAAGGAATTTGGCGCAGAGCTGATCGATGGCGGCCCATGGGCGAAATTCAAAAACCCGAAAACGGGTCGCGAAATTATCGTCAAGGACTCGATCGCTGATGCATTTTTGCAACAAATTTTGTTGCGTCCGAATGAATATAGCGTCATCGCCACCTTGAATCTGAATGGCGACTACATCTCCGATGCGCTGGCAGCACAAGTCGGCGGCATCGGCATCGCACCTGGCGCCAACCTGTCGGATTCGGTGGCCATGTTTGAAGCGACCCACGGCACAGCGCCGAAATATGCAGGCAAGGACTATGTGAACCCAGGTTCGCTGATCCTGTCGGCGGAAATGATGCTGCGCCACATGGGCTGGGTGGAGGCGGCTGACCTGATCATCGACGCGATGCAGAAATCGATCACCTCGAAACGGGTTACTTACGACTTCGCCCGCCTGATGGAAGGCGCAACCCAGGTTTCCTGCTCGGGTTTCGGCGGCGTTCTGATCGAAAACATGTAA
- the cspE gene encoding transcription antiterminator/RNA stability regulator CspE, producing the protein MATGTVKWFNDSKGFGFITPDDGGEDLFAHFSAIQMNGFKTLKEGQKVQFEVTQGPKGKQASNIQAP; encoded by the coding sequence ATGGCAACAGGTACAGTCAAGTGGTTCAACGATTCTAAGGGCTTCGGCTTTATCACTCCGGATGACGGCGGTGAGGATTTGTTTGCTCACTTTTCGGCAATCCAGATGAACGGCTTCAAGACCCTCAAAGAAGGTCAAAAAGTCCAGTTCGAAGTCACGCAAGGCCCTAAAGGCAAGCAAGCTTCTAACATCCAGGCTCCTTAA
- the clpS gene encoding ATP-dependent Clp protease adapter ClpS, with translation MVTKHEDGTVATRQEQKLKPPSMFQVFLLNDDYTPMEFVVAILQEYFNKDREAATQIMLKVHRDGKGMCGVYPKDIASTKVELVLTHARKAGHPLQCMMEEA, from the coding sequence ATGGTAACCAAGCACGAAGACGGCACAGTAGCGACGCGGCAAGAGCAAAAGCTCAAGCCGCCTTCCATGTTCCAGGTATTTTTGCTCAATGACGACTACACTCCAATGGAGTTCGTGGTGGCTATACTGCAAGAGTACTTCAACAAGGATCGTGAAGCCGCAACCCAGATTATGTTGAAGGTGCATCGCGATGGCAAAGGCATGTGTGGTGTGTATCCTAAAGATATTGCATCCACAAAAGTTGAACTGGTATTAACGCACGCACGCAAAGCAGGGCATCCCCTGCAATGCATGATGGAGGAAGCATGA
- the clpA gene encoding ATP-dependent Clp protease ATP-binding subunit ClpA: protein MIAQELEVSLHMAFVEARQARHEFITVEHLLLALLDNPSAAEVLRACAVNIDDMRKTLTIFIGDNTPTVPGSNEVDTQPTLGFQRVIQRAIMHVQSASNGKKEVTGANVLVAIFGEKDSHAVYYLHQQGVTRLDVVNFISHGVRKDQQTDAQKSSEGAEEVQAEGQAKESPLDQFTQNLNKLATEGKIDPLIGREYEVERVIQTLCRRRKNNPLLVGEAGVGKTAIAEGLAWRITQGEVPEILQNAIVYSLDMGSLLAGTKYRGDFEQRLKAVLKQLKDSPHGILFIDEIHTIIGAGSASGGTLDASNLLKPALSSGQLKCIGATTYTEFRGVFEKDHALSRRFQKIDVNEPTVEQTVQILRGLKSRFEEHHGVKYSASALTSAAELAARFINDRHLPDKAIDVIDEAGAAQRILPKSKQKKTIGKGEIEDIIAKIARIPPQSVNQDDRSKLQTIDRDLRNVVFGQDPAIDALASAIKMARAGLGKTDRPIGSFLFSGPTGVGKTEVAKQLAFILGIDLIRFDMSEYMERHAVSRLIGAPPGYVGFDQGGLLTEAVTKKPHAVLLLDEIEKAHPDIFNILLQVMDHGALTDNNGRKADFRNVIIIMTTNAGAESLQKRSIGFTDKKEAGDEMADIKRMFTPEFRNRIDSIISFHALDEEVILRVVDKFLMQLEEQLHEKKVEAIFTENLRKFLAKKGFDPLMGARPMSRLIQDMIRKALADELLFGKLVTGGRVTVDLDDKDQISLDFAEKDASTPPAPEETVEVE from the coding sequence ATGATTGCGCAGGAACTGGAAGTAAGTTTGCACATGGCGTTTGTCGAAGCAAGGCAAGCAAGACACGAGTTCATCACCGTGGAACATTTGCTGCTGGCCTTGCTCGACAACCCGTCCGCAGCAGAGGTGCTGCGTGCGTGTGCGGTCAACATCGATGATATGCGCAAAACGCTGACCATCTTTATTGGCGACAACACACCGACGGTGCCGGGTTCAAATGAGGTGGATACCCAGCCAACCCTTGGTTTCCAGCGCGTCATCCAACGCGCCATCATGCATGTGCAATCGGCTTCCAACGGCAAGAAGGAAGTCACTGGCGCCAACGTGCTGGTGGCGATCTTCGGCGAGAAAGATTCGCATGCGGTGTACTACCTGCACCAGCAGGGCGTAACGCGTCTCGACGTGGTCAATTTCATTTCGCATGGCGTACGCAAGGATCAGCAAACCGATGCGCAGAAATCCTCGGAAGGCGCTGAAGAAGTGCAAGCCGAAGGCCAAGCCAAGGAAAGTCCGCTCGACCAGTTCACGCAAAACCTGAACAAGCTGGCGACTGAAGGAAAAATCGATCCGCTGATCGGACGCGAGTATGAAGTCGAGCGCGTGATCCAGACCTTGTGCCGCCGCCGTAAAAACAATCCCTTGCTGGTCGGCGAAGCTGGCGTTGGCAAGACCGCGATTGCCGAAGGTTTGGCATGGCGTATCACGCAGGGTGAAGTCCCCGAAATCCTGCAAAACGCGATTGTCTACTCGCTGGATATGGGTTCGCTGCTGGCTGGCACCAAGTACCGCGGCGACTTTGAGCAACGTCTCAAGGCCGTGCTCAAGCAATTGAAAGACAGCCCGCACGGCATCTTGTTCATCGATGAAATCCATACGATTATCGGCGCCGGCTCGGCTTCGGGCGGCACGCTGGATGCATCCAATCTGCTAAAACCGGCTTTATCGAGCGGTCAGCTGAAGTGCATCGGCGCAACTACCTACACCGAGTTCCGTGGCGTATTCGAGAAAGACCATGCTTTGTCGCGGCGCTTCCAGAAGATCGACGTCAACGAACCGACAGTCGAGCAAACCGTGCAGATCCTGCGCGGCTTGAAGTCGCGTTTTGAGGAACATCACGGCGTCAAATATTCGGCTTCCGCACTGACCAGTGCAGCTGAACTGGCGGCGCGTTTCATCAATGACCGCCATCTGCCGGACAAGGCGATCGACGTTATCGACGAAGCGGGGGCAGCGCAACGCATCCTGCCGAAGTCGAAGCAGAAAAAGACCATTGGCAAGGGCGAGATCGAAGACATCATCGCCAAGATTGCGCGGATTCCGCCGCAGTCGGTCAATCAGGACGACCGCAGCAAGCTGCAAACCATCGATCGCGATCTGCGTAACGTGGTGTTCGGCCAGGATCCTGCAATCGATGCTTTGGCATCGGCGATCAAGATGGCGCGTGCAGGTCTGGGCAAGACCGACCGCCCGATCGGCTCCTTCCTGTTCTCAGGCCCTACCGGAGTCGGCAAGACTGAAGTGGCGAAACAGCTGGCGTTCATCCTCGGCATCGACCTGATCCGTTTTGACATGTCGGAATACATGGAGCGTCATGCGGTCAGCCGCCTGATTGGCGCGCCACCGGGCTATGTTGGTTTCGACCAAGGCGGCTTGCTGACTGAAGCAGTGACCAAGAAGCCGCATGCGGTGTTGCTGCTGGATGAAATTGAAAAAGCCCATCCGGATATTTTCAACATCCTGCTGCAAGTGATGGATCACGGCGCATTGACCGACAATAATGGACGCAAGGCGGATTTCCGCAATGTGATCATTATCATGACTACCAATGCCGGTGCGGAAAGCCTGCAAAAACGTTCGATTGGTTTCACCGACAAGAAGGAAGCCGGTGACGAGATGGCGGATATCAAGCGCATGTTTACGCCTGAATTCCGCAATCGTATCGATTCCATCATCAGCTTCCATGCACTGGACGAAGAAGTCATCTTGCGCGTGGTCGACAAGTTCCTGATGCAGCTGGAAGAGCAGTTGCACGAGAAAAAAGTGGAAGCAATCTTTACCGAGAATTTGCGGAAATTCCTGGCCAAGAAGGGCTTCGATCCGTTGATGGGCGCGCGTCCGATGTCTCGTTTGATCCAGGACATGATCCGCAAGGCGCTGGCCGACGAGCTGTTGTTCGGCAAGCTGGTGACCGGTGGTCGCGTGACTGTCGATCTTGACGACAAGGACCAGATTAGCCTGGATTTTGCCGAAAAAGATGCGTCGACGCCGCCTGCCCCTGAGGAAACGGTTGAAGTGGAATAA